A single region of the Ficedula albicollis isolate OC2 chromosome 11, FicAlb1.5, whole genome shotgun sequence genome encodes:
- the GINS2 gene encoding DNA replication complex GINS protein PSF2 — protein sequence MEPAEVEFLAEKELVTIVPNFSLDRIHLIGGDLGPFNPGLPVEVPVWLAINLKQRQKCRLIPPEWMDVGKLEEIRDQERKEDTFTPMPSPYYMELTKLLLNYASDNIPRADEIRTLVKDTWDTRVAKLRLSADSFVRQQEAHAKLDNLTLMEINTTGTFLTQALDHMYKLRTNLQPGESSHSQDF from the exons ATGGAGCCGGCCGAGGTGGAGTTCCTGGCCGAGAAGGAGCTGGTGACCATCGTGCCCAACTTCAGCCTGGACCGGATTCACCTGATCGGG GGAGATCTGGGTCCCTTCAATCCTGGTTTGCCAGTGGAAGTGCCTGTGTGGTTGGCCATTAATctgaagcagaggcagaagtgTCGGCTCATCCCCCCAGAGTGGATGGATGTTG GGAAACTGGAGGAAATCCGTGATCAGGAGCGGAAAGAAGACACCTTCACTCCGATGCCCAGCCCCTACTACATGGAACTcaccaagctgctgctgaactA TGCCTCTGACAACATCCCCAGGGCAGACGAGATCCGGACGCTGGTGAAGGACACGTGGGACACGCGCGTGGCCAAGCTGCGCCTGTCCGCCGACAGCTTCGTGCGCCAGCAGGAGGCTCACGCCAAG CTGGATAATTTAACCCTGATGGAGATCAACACCACCGGGACTTTCCTTACCCAAGCCTTGGATCACATGTACAAGCTCCGGACTAAcctccagcctggagagagCTCCCACTCCCAGGATTTctga